The Leptodactylus fuscus isolate aLepFus1 chromosome 3, aLepFus1.hap2, whole genome shotgun sequence genome has a segment encoding these proteins:
- the SELENOI gene encoding ethanolaminephosphotransferase 1 isoform X1, with protein sequence MSPCWEYVTPEQLSGFDRYKYSAVDTNPLSLYVMHPFWNSIVKFFPRWLAPNLITFSGFLLLVFNFFMMAYFDPDFYASSPGHVHVPSWVWIVAGILNFTAYTLDGVDGKQARRTNSSTPLGELFDHGLDSWACIYFVVTVYSIFGRGETGVSVLVLYLLLWVVLFSFILSHWEKYNTGILFLPWGYDLSQVTISCVYLVTAVVGVETWYKPVVYNILYRDFFTTMIVGCALSVTLPMSLYNVYKGYRNNTLKHTTLYESMLPLISPVLLFILSTLWIFASPLQILEAHPRLFYFMVGTTFANITCQLIVCQMSNTRCQPLSWLLIPLALVVLAVVSGFAHDMEALLLMLLTALVTIAHLHYGVSVVNQLSKHFNIYTFSLKKPNTDULEEEERIGLQSAEVL encoded by the exons TATAGCGCGGTGGACACCAACCCCCTGTCCCTCTATGTCATGCACCCCTTCTGGAACTCTATAGTGAAG TTTTTCCCCAGGTGGTTGGCGCCGAATCTGATCACGTTTAGCGGTTTCTTGCTGCTCGTCTTCAATTTCTTCATGATGGCGTATTTCGATCCGGATTTCTATGCATCGT CCCCGGGTCATGTACACGTTCCCAGCTGGGTGTGGATCGTGGCCGGCATACTGAACTTCACCGCCTACACCCTGG ATGGAGTAGACGGCAAACAAGCCCGCAGGACAAACTCCAGCACTCCGCTGGGGGAGCTGTTTGACCACGGCCTGGACAGCTGGGCCTGTATATACTTTGTGGTGACCGTATACTCCATCTTTGGCCGTGGGGAGACGGGGGTCAGCGTCCTGGTTCTCTACCTCCTCCTGTGGGTGGTGCTGTTCTCCTTCATCCTCTCACACTGGGAAAAGTATAACACTGGAATCCTGTTCCTGCCCTGGGGGTATGACCTGAGCCAGGTG ACCATCTCCTGCGTGTACCTGGTGACGGCGGTGGTTGGGGTGGAGACCTGGTACAAACCCGTGGTCTACAACATCTTATACCGAGACTTCTTCACCACCATGATTGTCG GTTGCGCTCTGTCTGTGACCCTTCCTATGAGTCTGTACAATGTTTACAA GGGGTATCGGAACAACACTCTGAAGCACACCACGTTGTATGAGTCCATGCTGCCTCTGATCTCCCCCGTGTTGCTCTTCATATTGTCCACGCTGTGGATCTTTGCCTCCCCCTTGCAGATCCTGGAGGctcaccctcggctcttctacttCATGGTGGGGACCACCTTTGCTAACATTACA TGCCAGCTGATCGTGTGCCAGATGAGTAACACCCGGTGCCAACCTCTCAGCTGGCTCCTCATCCCCTTGGCGCTGGTAGTGCTGGCCGTGGTCTCTGGCTTCGCTCACGATATGGAAGCTCTTCTGCTCATGTTGTTGACGGCGCTCGTAACCATCGCACATCTACACTATGGTGTATCAGTG GTGAACCAGTTGAGTAAACACTTCAACATTTACACGTTCTCGCTGAAGAAGCCGAACACGGACTGactagaggaggaggagaggattgGCCTGCAGTCTGCGGAAGTTCTGTAA
- the SELENOI gene encoding ethanolaminephosphotransferase 1 isoform X2, giving the protein MSPCWEYVTPEQLSGFDRYKYSAVDTNPLSLYVMHPFWNSIVKFFPRWLAPNLITFSGFLLLVFNFFMMAYFDPDFYASSPGHVHVPSWVWIVAGILNFTAYTLDGVDGKQARRTNSSTPLGELFDHGLDSWACIYFVVTVYSIFGRGETGVSVLVLYLLLWVVLFSFILSHWEKYNTGILFLPWGYDLSQVTISCVYLVTAVVGVETWYKPVVYNILYRDFFTTMIVGCALSVTLPMSLYNVYKGYRNNTLKHTTLYESMLPLISPVLLFILSTLWIFASPLQILEAHPRLFYFMVGTTFANITCQLIVCQMSNTRCQPLSWLLIPLALVVLAVVSGFAHDMEALLLMLLTALVTIAHLHYGVSVVNQLSKHFNIYTFSLKKPNTD; this is encoded by the exons TATAGCGCGGTGGACACCAACCCCCTGTCCCTCTATGTCATGCACCCCTTCTGGAACTCTATAGTGAAG TTTTTCCCCAGGTGGTTGGCGCCGAATCTGATCACGTTTAGCGGTTTCTTGCTGCTCGTCTTCAATTTCTTCATGATGGCGTATTTCGATCCGGATTTCTATGCATCGT CCCCGGGTCATGTACACGTTCCCAGCTGGGTGTGGATCGTGGCCGGCATACTGAACTTCACCGCCTACACCCTGG ATGGAGTAGACGGCAAACAAGCCCGCAGGACAAACTCCAGCACTCCGCTGGGGGAGCTGTTTGACCACGGCCTGGACAGCTGGGCCTGTATATACTTTGTGGTGACCGTATACTCCATCTTTGGCCGTGGGGAGACGGGGGTCAGCGTCCTGGTTCTCTACCTCCTCCTGTGGGTGGTGCTGTTCTCCTTCATCCTCTCACACTGGGAAAAGTATAACACTGGAATCCTGTTCCTGCCCTGGGGGTATGACCTGAGCCAGGTG ACCATCTCCTGCGTGTACCTGGTGACGGCGGTGGTTGGGGTGGAGACCTGGTACAAACCCGTGGTCTACAACATCTTATACCGAGACTTCTTCACCACCATGATTGTCG GTTGCGCTCTGTCTGTGACCCTTCCTATGAGTCTGTACAATGTTTACAA GGGGTATCGGAACAACACTCTGAAGCACACCACGTTGTATGAGTCCATGCTGCCTCTGATCTCCCCCGTGTTGCTCTTCATATTGTCCACGCTGTGGATCTTTGCCTCCCCCTTGCAGATCCTGGAGGctcaccctcggctcttctacttCATGGTGGGGACCACCTTTGCTAACATTACA TGCCAGCTGATCGTGTGCCAGATGAGTAACACCCGGTGCCAACCTCTCAGCTGGCTCCTCATCCCCTTGGCGCTGGTAGTGCTGGCCGTGGTCTCTGGCTTCGCTCACGATATGGAAGCTCTTCTGCTCATGTTGTTGACGGCGCTCGTAACCATCGCACATCTACACTATGGTGTATCAGTG GTGAACCAGTTGAGTAAACACTTCAACATTTACACGTTCTCGCTGAAGAAGCCGAACACGGACTGa